One Dermatophagoides farinae isolate YC_2012a chromosome 6, ASM2471394v1, whole genome shotgun sequence genomic window carries:
- the LOC124494159 gene encoding sodium-coupled monocarboxylate transporter 1 isoform X2: MADFDSSASSDSSTSDLDMKNYYSFTLWDFAVFITMLAASSGIGIYFAYKNRKNHSNKEFLTSNKSLSLFPVAMSLLASFQSSVTILGYPAEMFYRGTQFWMVILSSLAASMIAAELFLPVFYRLNFTSVNQYLEQRFNSSRVRLAVSFSFLLCTVPYMGVVLYGPSLALETVTGLSVTASILIIGCICTLYTSIGGIKAVVWTDVVQVFLMFAGLFVVMFRGFYLAGGIEKAFETSRKYGRLQFFNSEINIYSTTTFWNCVIGMGTMWSGNYATSQTEVQRYCNVTTQRKAKLSLYVNFLGVAFLISCACLCGVALFGVYYDCDPLKTGAITKTDQLMPHFVMNHLRHLPGMAGLFVSCVFSASLSTMSSGFNALATVTYDDFISRTSVRKLPEKQIQQISKLIAFGYGMAAIAMAFVVSQINSILEAAISIAGALVGPMFGLFLCGILVPFANSFGVLCGLFVGEFFGLWILIGSLLYPKPAQILNNTSIECPTISFGDHHYHHHHLNVSNLISPDTYLMFPLTTTTTATTTTTVSSIPLSDEREGMMKLYHISYLLVPVFGCIISLSLSIICSLISGGHRQIAQIRPEYLSHLAWKIWPQKLLPTKYPYDISNDQNHHHHHQQQQQQQQTPSITNSLSLISNGTATAIITDKLSNKSDSNNNSNTNDPTIYLQSNGNKYPKYNTTSMDKNTTTINANNQSITAISIVDEYESENCKNRSQQSSTTKSKNLVKQIAIDESSP; encoded by the exons atggctgattttgattcatcagcatcatcagaTTCATCGACATCCGATCTagatatgaaaaattattatagtTTCACTTTATGGGATTTTGCCGTTTTCATTACAATGTTGGCCGCATCATCCGGTATTGGCATCTATTTTGCTTACAAA AATCGTAAAAATCATTCCAATAAAGAATTTCTTACATCAAATAAATCACTGAGTCTATTTCCGGTTGCAATGTCTTTATTGGCTAGTTTTCAAAGTTCAGTCACAATTCTTGGCTATCCAGCTGAAATGTTTTATCGTGGTACACAATTCTGGATGGTTATATTATCCAGTCTGGCTGCCAGTATGATTGCTGCCGAATTATTTTTGCCAGTTTTTTATCGTTTAAATTTCACTTCAGTTAATCAATATCTTGAACAacgtttcaattcatcacGTGTTCGTTTGGCcgtatcattttcatttcttttatGTACAGTTCCATATATGGGTGTTGTTTTATATGGACCATCATTAGCATTGGAAACCGTAACCGGTCTTAGTGTAACAGCATCGATATTGATAATTGGCTGCATATGCACCCTATATACATCGATCGGTGGTATTAAAGCTGTGGTTTGGACTGATGTTGTTCAAGTATTTCTAATGTTTGCCGGTCTATTTGTCGTTATGTTTCGA gGATTCTATCTAGCCGGTGGTATTGAAAAAGCATTCGAAACTTCACGTAAATATGGTCGTCTACAATTTTTCAA CTCTGAAATTAATATCTattcaacgacaacattCTGGAATTGTGTAATCGGCATGGGAACCATGTGGAGCGGTAATTATGCAACAAGTCAAACCGAAGTACAACGTTATTGTAATGTGACTACACAACGTAAAGCTAAATT ATCATTGTATGTAAACTTTTTGGGTGTTGCATTTCTTATTAGCTGTGCTTGTCTTTGTGGTGTTGCATTATTCGGTGTTTATTATGATTGCGATCCATTGAAAACCGGTGCTATAACAAAAACTGATCAATTAATGCCACATTTTGTTATGAATCATCTTCGTCATCTACCCGGTATGGCTGGTTTATTTGTATCGTGTGTATTTAGTGCATCATTATCGACAATGAGTTCTGGTTTCAATGCATTAGCCACTGttacatatgatgattttatttcacgTACTAGTGTACGTAAATTGCcggaaaaacaaattcaacaaattaGTAAATTAATTGCATTCGGTTATGGTATGGCTGCCATTGCAATGGCATTTGTTGTTAGCCAAATAAATTCCATTCTAGAGGCAGCCATTTCAATTGCCGGTGCACTTGTTGGACCAATGTTTGGTCTATTTTTATGCGGTATTCTTGTTCCATTTGCCAATAGTTTT GGCGTACTTTGTGGATTATTTGTTGGCGAATTTTTCGGTCTATGGATATTGATTGGTTCGTTATTGTATCCAAAACCGGCACAAATTCTTAACAATACATCAATTGAATGTCCtacaatttcatttggtgatcatcattatcatcatcatcatttaaatgtttcaaatCTGATTTCACCCGATACTTATCTTATGTTtccattaacaacaacaacgacagcaactactactaccactgTATCATCAATACCGCTATCAGATGAACGTGAaggaatgatgaaattatatcACATATCCTATCTATTAGTACCAGTATTTGGTTGtatcatatcattatcattgagtattatttgttcattaatTTCTGGTGGTCATCGGCAAATAGCCCAAATTCGTCCTGAATATCTAAGTCATTTAGCATGGAAAATATGGccacaaaaattattaccaaCGAAATATCCATATGatatttcaaatgatcaaaaccatcaccaccaccaccagcagcagcaacaacaacaacaaacaccatcaattacaaattcattatcattaatatcGAATGGTACAGCAACGGCAATAATAACGgataaattatcaaacaaaagtgattcaaataataattccaataCTAATGATCCAACCATTTATTTACAATCAAATGGTAATAAATATCCTAAATATAATACAACatcaatggataaaaatacaacaacaataaatgccaataatcaatcaattacaGCCATATCGATTGTCGATGAATATGAATctgaaaattgtaaaaatcgttcacaacaatcatcaacaacgaaatcaaaaaatcttGTCAAACAAATTGCAATCGATGAATCGTCGCCAtga
- the LOC124494159 gene encoding sodium-coupled monocarboxylate transporter 1 isoform X1, producing MADFDSSASSDSSTSDLDMKNYYSFTLWDFAVFITMLAASSGIGIYFAYKNRKNHSNKEFLTSNKSLSLFPVAMSLLASFQSSVTILGYPAEMFYRGTQFWMVILSSLAASMIAAELFLPVFYRLNFTSVNQYLEQRFNSSRVRLAVSFSFLLCTVPYMGVVLYGPSLALETVTGLSVTASILIIGCICTLYTSIGGIKAVVWTDVVQVFLMFAGLFVVMFRGFYLAGGIEKAFETSRKYGRLQFFNSEINIYSTTTFWNCVIGMGTMWSGNYATSQTEVQRYCNVTTQRKAKLYAIFFFFDQKFINFFIIIIQYRSLYVNFLGVAFLISCACLCGVALFGVYYDCDPLKTGAITKTDQLMPHFVMNHLRHLPGMAGLFVSCVFSASLSTMSSGFNALATVTYDDFISRTSVRKLPEKQIQQISKLIAFGYGMAAIAMAFVVSQINSILEAAISIAGALVGPMFGLFLCGILVPFANSFGVLCGLFVGEFFGLWILIGSLLYPKPAQILNNTSIECPTISFGDHHYHHHHLNVSNLISPDTYLMFPLTTTTTATTTTTVSSIPLSDEREGMMKLYHISYLLVPVFGCIISLSLSIICSLISGGHRQIAQIRPEYLSHLAWKIWPQKLLPTKYPYDISNDQNHHHHHQQQQQQQQTPSITNSLSLISNGTATAIITDKLSNKSDSNNNSNTNDPTIYLQSNGNKYPKYNTTSMDKNTTTINANNQSITAISIVDEYESENCKNRSQQSSTTKSKNLVKQIAIDESSP from the exons atggctgattttgattcatcagcatcatcagaTTCATCGACATCCGATCTagatatgaaaaattattatagtTTCACTTTATGGGATTTTGCCGTTTTCATTACAATGTTGGCCGCATCATCCGGTATTGGCATCTATTTTGCTTACAAA AATCGTAAAAATCATTCCAATAAAGAATTTCTTACATCAAATAAATCACTGAGTCTATTTCCGGTTGCAATGTCTTTATTGGCTAGTTTTCAAAGTTCAGTCACAATTCTTGGCTATCCAGCTGAAATGTTTTATCGTGGTACACAATTCTGGATGGTTATATTATCCAGTCTGGCTGCCAGTATGATTGCTGCCGAATTATTTTTGCCAGTTTTTTATCGTTTAAATTTCACTTCAGTTAATCAATATCTTGAACAacgtttcaattcatcacGTGTTCGTTTGGCcgtatcattttcatttcttttatGTACAGTTCCATATATGGGTGTTGTTTTATATGGACCATCATTAGCATTGGAAACCGTAACCGGTCTTAGTGTAACAGCATCGATATTGATAATTGGCTGCATATGCACCCTATATACATCGATCGGTGGTATTAAAGCTGTGGTTTGGACTGATGTTGTTCAAGTATTTCTAATGTTTGCCGGTCTATTTGTCGTTATGTTTCGA gGATTCTATCTAGCCGGTGGTATTGAAAAAGCATTCGAAACTTCACGTAAATATGGTCGTCTACAATTTTTCAA CTCTGAAATTAATATCTattcaacgacaacattCTGGAATTGTGTAATCGGCATGGGAACCATGTGGAGCGGTAATTATGCAACAAGTCAAACCGAAGTACAACGTTATTGTAATGTGACTACACAACGTAAAGCTAAATTgtatgcaattttttttttttttgatcagaaattcatcaatttttttattattattattcaatatagATCATTGTATGTAAACTTTTTGGGTGTTGCATTTCTTATTAGCTGTGCTTGTCTTTGTGGTGTTGCATTATTCGGTGTTTATTATGATTGCGATCCATTGAAAACCGGTGCTATAACAAAAACTGATCAATTAATGCCACATTTTGTTATGAATCATCTTCGTCATCTACCCGGTATGGCTGGTTTATTTGTATCGTGTGTATTTAGTGCATCATTATCGACAATGAGTTCTGGTTTCAATGCATTAGCCACTGttacatatgatgattttatttcacgTACTAGTGTACGTAAATTGCcggaaaaacaaattcaacaaattaGTAAATTAATTGCATTCGGTTATGGTATGGCTGCCATTGCAATGGCATTTGTTGTTAGCCAAATAAATTCCATTCTAGAGGCAGCCATTTCAATTGCCGGTGCACTTGTTGGACCAATGTTTGGTCTATTTTTATGCGGTATTCTTGTTCCATTTGCCAATAGTTTT GGCGTACTTTGTGGATTATTTGTTGGCGAATTTTTCGGTCTATGGATATTGATTGGTTCGTTATTGTATCCAAAACCGGCACAAATTCTTAACAATACATCAATTGAATGTCCtacaatttcatttggtgatcatcattatcatcatcatcatttaaatgtttcaaatCTGATTTCACCCGATACTTATCTTATGTTtccattaacaacaacaacgacagcaactactactaccactgTATCATCAATACCGCTATCAGATGAACGTGAaggaatgatgaaattatatcACATATCCTATCTATTAGTACCAGTATTTGGTTGtatcatatcattatcattgagtattatttgttcattaatTTCTGGTGGTCATCGGCAAATAGCCCAAATTCGTCCTGAATATCTAAGTCATTTAGCATGGAAAATATGGccacaaaaattattaccaaCGAAATATCCATATGatatttcaaatgatcaaaaccatcaccaccaccaccagcagcagcaacaacaacaacaaacaccatcaattacaaattcattatcattaatatcGAATGGTACAGCAACGGCAATAATAACGgataaattatcaaacaaaagtgattcaaataataattccaataCTAATGATCCAACCATTTATTTACAATCAAATGGTAATAAATATCCTAAATATAATACAACatcaatggataaaaatacaacaacaataaatgccaataatcaatcaattacaGCCATATCGATTGTCGATGAATATGAATctgaaaattgtaaaaatcgttcacaacaatcatcaacaacgaaatcaaaaaatcttGTCAAACAAATTGCAATCGATGAATCGTCGCCAtga
- the LOC124493588 gene encoding uncharacterized protein LOC124493588 isoform X1, which produces MSIQQHFNHLIIIILLMIFQIISASNSSGNKPIIGSKLTDCDVLIKQAGQYRVKIAEMLMDKECRIYILSENVRTFVSLKYDNGNIQCNDNEYVGYYDGWYWYDQYFPVKRDRQHVKRDQDKTICHKNRQVNKNPVWMSQNAGQIYYRIQKVNTGFDFTVQFKPQESAAVSFLMAKPNGTYKFELFAENRENIVLSLYILQPPFLIRTFEGMMMKILTLDVGDYSKNRQPGKWPSPCDKSGRNNYVQIGGYLGEPESPLDELQVYYDVCNENSFNHQFPIICPNIVVRMVVRKLLTQIIEFQFRPMSTMEVFKTLHSEPLRLTCSKHSSTKFPTIPMPVIDLFDDKPYTEDDDYCHHLLKEEGYYFMRVDGLTFRRECAVFLLAPPRFLIEVEMVQIHLPQLFSCDYYGKGKTHLDFFDGWDYHREYIPNDEHSKKTFRQRMETTCAYVIGQEFGFNKQKKIFRSSQNIAQLLYLYEHPTITIIDTKLGFYFHLRFIFDPYPCNTVVHLIATTDGYLPTYLVQNNNVKHPTNCSIYLVESPWERTKITGILLNFIDYDIGNFPKPLRTKRYSQKYDEQCTGLSLEDYAEVDGGLVFGFVTHIKPSKYQWCTDVKTNQSFDVVLNGCRSSVIHLVSSGKSHNSVVFNVQPLWIRDPTKHPEPDRFVHLNLFNMSCTDHPKNDPTKPVALNRSICNGLITKPGYYYYRETKQTFEECRTTVLADRFTLIDLSFFKVDFTCDDNQYVNLVDGILFKKRYWPQTGVDHSSKDDEDRIHHVCQGRPKKIRTEQNAAQIHFRLKVNQGFLFHVNFEKQPLPLCHTIIPAGEQNNEEVYRLQSVNGDKPCSITLALLPYIKTNSSIRAMVITIMQSKFDNVEELFSIESHKICMHDKRLCTAKNLPNYALIGGQNDAIQNERLSRKGLEYCLPIPYPPLDFLVAECDVVTIRLISRQNDDNNNNHNEKNKNNDVNRNWIDLKFAIQQKLVPEPRIPFDDYILYQFNCTYLLRMGNYVPNWHNDKIGKYDDDHQL; this is translated from the exons atgtcaattcaacaacattttaatcatttgatcatcatcattttattgatgatttttcaaataatttcagCATCTAATTCTTCTGGAAACAAACCAATCATTGGATCTAAATTAACTG ATTGTGATGTATTAATAAAACAAGCAGGACAATATCGGGTGAAAATAGCTGAAATGTTAATGGATAAAGAATGTcgtatttatatattatcgGAAAATGTACGAACATTTGTATCATTAAaatatgataatggtaacattcaatgtaatgataatgaatatgTTGGATATTATGATGGCTGGTATTGGtatgatcaatattttccTGTTAAACGTGATCGTCAACATGTTAAACGTGATCAAGATAAAACGATATGCCATAAAAATAGACaagtgaataaaaatccGGTTTGGATGTCACAAAATGCTGGACAAATTTATTATCGTATACAAAAAGTAAATACTGGTTTTGATTTTACTGTTCAATTTAAACCTCAAGAATCGG ctGCGGTTAGTTTCCTTATGGCCAAACCAAACGGAACATATAAATTTGAACTTTTTGCtgaaaatcgagaaaatattgtactatcattatatattttaCAGCCACCATTTTTAATACGAACATTTGAaggtatgatgatgaaaattttaacacttgatgttggtgattattcaaaaaatagACAGCCTGGTAAATGGCCTAGTCCA tgTGATAAAAGTGGACGAAATAATTATGTACAAATAGGTGGTTATTTGGGCGAACCTGAATCTCCTTTGGATGAATTACAAGTATATTATGATGTTTGTAATGAAAATAGTt ttaatcatcaatttccaaTAATATGTCCAAATATTGTTGTACGTATGGTGGTTAGAAAATTGCTAAcacaaattattgaatttcaatttcgacCAATGTCAACAATGGAGGTATTCAAAACATTACATTCGGAACCATTACGTTTAACTTGttcaaaacattcatcaacaaaatttccaACGATACCGATGCCagtgattgatttgtttgatgataagCCATATacagaagatgatgatt attgtcatcatttgctCAAAGAAGAAGGCTATTATTTTATGAGAGTCGATGGATTAACATTTAGACGTGAATGtgctgtttttttattggcaCCACCAAGATTTCTTATCGAAGTAGAAATGGTACAAATACATTTACCACAGTTATTTTCatgtgattattatggtAAAGGTAAAACACATTTAGACTTTTTCGATGGTTGGGATTATCACCGGGAATATATACCAAACGATgaacattcgaaaaaaacatttagaCAACGTATGGAAACAACATGTGCATATGTTATTGGACAAGAATTTGGTTTtaataagcaaaaaaaaatatttcgttCATCACAAAATATTGCACAACTTCTTTATCTTTATGAACatccaacaataacaattatCGATACTAAActtggattttattttcatcttcgttttatttttgatccTTATC ctTGTAATACCGTTGTTCATTTAATTGCAACAACCGATGGATATTTACCGACATATTTGgtacagaataataatgtaaaacATCCAACAAATTGTTCCATTTATTTGGTTGAATCACCATGGgaaagaacaaaaataactggaatattattgaattttattgattatgatattgGTAATTTTCCAAAACCACTGCGAACGAAACGATATTCgcaaaaatatgatgaacaatgtACAGGATTAAGCTTGGAAGATTATGCCGAAGTTGATGGTGGCCTTGTATTTGGTTTCGTTACACATATTAAACCATCTAAATATCAATGGTGTACGGATgtcaaaacaaatcaaagtT tCGATGTTGTACTTAACGGTTGTCGTAGTTCAGTCATTCATCTGGTATCCAGTGGAAAATCACATAATTCTGTTGTATTTAATGTACAACCATTATGGATTCGAGATCCAACAAAACATCCGGAACCAGATCGATTTGTgcatttaaatttatttaatatGTCTTGTACAGATCATCCAAAAAATGATCCTACTAAACCTGTTGCATTGAACCGAAGTA tATGTAATGGACTGATCACTAAAcctggttattattattatcgtgaaacaaaacaaacatttgaaGAATGTCGTACCACTGTTCTGGCTGATCGTtttacattgattgatttatcattttttaaagTCGATTTTAcatgtgatgataatcaatatgTTAATTTGGTTGATGGTatattgtttaaaaaaagatATTGGCCACAAACTGGTGTAGATCATAGTAgtaaagatgatgaagatcgTATTCATCATGTTTGTCAAGGtcgtccaaaaaaaatacgcaCCGAACAGAATGCAgcacaaattcattttcgtttaaaAGTAAATCAAGGTTTCTTGTTTCATGTTAATTTCGAAAAACAACCATTACCAC TCTGTCATACAATTATACCAGCTGgagaacaaaacaatgaagaAGTGTATCGTCTTCAAAGTGTAAATGGTGACAAACCTTGTTCGATTACATTGGCATTATTACcttatataaaaacaaattcttcaatCAGGGCAATGGTTATAACTATAAtgcaatcaaaatttgataatgtagaagaattattttccattgaatcaCATAAAATTTGTATGCACGATAAACGATTATGTACAGCAAAGAATCTACCAAATTATGCATTAATTGGTGGCCAAAATGATGCCATACAAAATGAACGATTATCACGAAAAGGTTTAGAATATTGTTTACCGATACCATATCCGCCGTTGGATTTTCTTGTAGCCGAATGTGATGTAGTTACCATACGTTTAATATCTAgacagaatgatgataataataataatcataatgaaaaaaataagaacaACGATGTAAATAGAAATTggattgatttaaaatttgcaatacaacaaaaattggtACCTGAACCAAGAATACCATTCgatgattatattttatatcaattcaattgtacATATCTTTTAAGAATGGGTAATTATGTACCGAATTGgcataatgataaaattggaaaatatgatgatgatcatcaattataa
- the LOC124493588 gene encoding uncharacterized protein LOC124493588 isoform X2 — protein sequence MLMDKECRIYILSENVRTFVSLKYDNGNIQCNDNEYVGYYDGWYWYDQYFPVKRDRQHVKRDQDKTICHKNRQVNKNPVWMSQNAGQIYYRIQKVNTGFDFTVQFKPQESAAVSFLMAKPNGTYKFELFAENRENIVLSLYILQPPFLIRTFEGMMMKILTLDVGDYSKNRQPGKWPSPCDKSGRNNYVQIGGYLGEPESPLDELQVYYDVCNENSFNHQFPIICPNIVVRMVVRKLLTQIIEFQFRPMSTMEVFKTLHSEPLRLTCSKHSSTKFPTIPMPVIDLFDDKPYTEDDDYCHHLLKEEGYYFMRVDGLTFRRECAVFLLAPPRFLIEVEMVQIHLPQLFSCDYYGKGKTHLDFFDGWDYHREYIPNDEHSKKTFRQRMETTCAYVIGQEFGFNKQKKIFRSSQNIAQLLYLYEHPTITIIDTKLGFYFHLRFIFDPYPCNTVVHLIATTDGYLPTYLVQNNNVKHPTNCSIYLVESPWERTKITGILLNFIDYDIGNFPKPLRTKRYSQKYDEQCTGLSLEDYAEVDGGLVFGFVTHIKPSKYQWCTDVKTNQSFDVVLNGCRSSVIHLVSSGKSHNSVVFNVQPLWIRDPTKHPEPDRFVHLNLFNMSCTDHPKNDPTKPVALNRSICNGLITKPGYYYYRETKQTFEECRTTVLADRFTLIDLSFFKVDFTCDDNQYVNLVDGILFKKRYWPQTGVDHSSKDDEDRIHHVCQGRPKKIRTEQNAAQIHFRLKVNQGFLFHVNFEKQPLPLCHTIIPAGEQNNEEVYRLQSVNGDKPCSITLALLPYIKTNSSIRAMVITIMQSKFDNVEELFSIESHKICMHDKRLCTAKNLPNYALIGGQNDAIQNERLSRKGLEYCLPIPYPPLDFLVAECDVVTIRLISRQNDDNNNNHNEKNKNNDVNRNWIDLKFAIQQKLVPEPRIPFDDYILYQFNCTYLLRMGNYVPNWHNDKIGKYDDDHQL from the exons ATGTTAATGGATAAAGAATGTcgtatttatatattatcgGAAAATGTACGAACATTTGTATCATTAAaatatgataatggtaacattcaatgtaatgataatgaatatgTTGGATATTATGATGGCTGGTATTGGtatgatcaatattttccTGTTAAACGTGATCGTCAACATGTTAAACGTGATCAAGATAAAACGATATGCCATAAAAATAGACaagtgaataaaaatccGGTTTGGATGTCACAAAATGCTGGACAAATTTATTATCGTATACAAAAAGTAAATACTGGTTTTGATTTTACTGTTCAATTTAAACCTCAAGAATCGG ctGCGGTTAGTTTCCTTATGGCCAAACCAAACGGAACATATAAATTTGAACTTTTTGCtgaaaatcgagaaaatattgtactatcattatatattttaCAGCCACCATTTTTAATACGAACATTTGAaggtatgatgatgaaaattttaacacttgatgttggtgattattcaaaaaatagACAGCCTGGTAAATGGCCTAGTCCA tgTGATAAAAGTGGACGAAATAATTATGTACAAATAGGTGGTTATTTGGGCGAACCTGAATCTCCTTTGGATGAATTACAAGTATATTATGATGTTTGTAATGAAAATAGTt ttaatcatcaatttccaaTAATATGTCCAAATATTGTTGTACGTATGGTGGTTAGAAAATTGCTAAcacaaattattgaatttcaatttcgacCAATGTCAACAATGGAGGTATTCAAAACATTACATTCGGAACCATTACGTTTAACTTGttcaaaacattcatcaacaaaatttccaACGATACCGATGCCagtgattgatttgtttgatgataagCCATATacagaagatgatgatt attgtcatcatttgctCAAAGAAGAAGGCTATTATTTTATGAGAGTCGATGGATTAACATTTAGACGTGAATGtgctgtttttttattggcaCCACCAAGATTTCTTATCGAAGTAGAAATGGTACAAATACATTTACCACAGTTATTTTCatgtgattattatggtAAAGGTAAAACACATTTAGACTTTTTCGATGGTTGGGATTATCACCGGGAATATATACCAAACGATgaacattcgaaaaaaacatttagaCAACGTATGGAAACAACATGTGCATATGTTATTGGACAAGAATTTGGTTTtaataagcaaaaaaaaatatttcgttCATCACAAAATATTGCACAACTTCTTTATCTTTATGAACatccaacaataacaattatCGATACTAAActtggattttattttcatcttcgttttatttttgatccTTATC ctTGTAATACCGTTGTTCATTTAATTGCAACAACCGATGGATATTTACCGACATATTTGgtacagaataataatgtaaaacATCCAACAAATTGTTCCATTTATTTGGTTGAATCACCATGGgaaagaacaaaaataactggaatattattgaattttattgattatgatattgGTAATTTTCCAAAACCACTGCGAACGAAACGATATTCgcaaaaatatgatgaacaatgtACAGGATTAAGCTTGGAAGATTATGCCGAAGTTGATGGTGGCCTTGTATTTGGTTTCGTTACACATATTAAACCATCTAAATATCAATGGTGTACGGATgtcaaaacaaatcaaagtT tCGATGTTGTACTTAACGGTTGTCGTAGTTCAGTCATTCATCTGGTATCCAGTGGAAAATCACATAATTCTGTTGTATTTAATGTACAACCATTATGGATTCGAGATCCAACAAAACATCCGGAACCAGATCGATTTGTgcatttaaatttatttaatatGTCTTGTACAGATCATCCAAAAAATGATCCTACTAAACCTGTTGCATTGAACCGAAGTA tATGTAATGGACTGATCACTAAAcctggttattattattatcgtgaaacaaaacaaacatttgaaGAATGTCGTACCACTGTTCTGGCTGATCGTtttacattgattgatttatcattttttaaagTCGATTTTAcatgtgatgataatcaatatgTTAATTTGGTTGATGGTatattgtttaaaaaaagatATTGGCCACAAACTGGTGTAGATCATAGTAgtaaagatgatgaagatcgTATTCATCATGTTTGTCAAGGtcgtccaaaaaaaatacgcaCCGAACAGAATGCAgcacaaattcattttcgtttaaaAGTAAATCAAGGTTTCTTGTTTCATGTTAATTTCGAAAAACAACCATTACCAC TCTGTCATACAATTATACCAGCTGgagaacaaaacaatgaagaAGTGTATCGTCTTCAAAGTGTAAATGGTGACAAACCTTGTTCGATTACATTGGCATTATTACcttatataaaaacaaattcttcaatCAGGGCAATGGTTATAACTATAAtgcaatcaaaatttgataatgtagaagaattattttccattgaatcaCATAAAATTTGTATGCACGATAAACGATTATGTACAGCAAAGAATCTACCAAATTATGCATTAATTGGTGGCCAAAATGATGCCATACAAAATGAACGATTATCACGAAAAGGTTTAGAATATTGTTTACCGATACCATATCCGCCGTTGGATTTTCTTGTAGCCGAATGTGATGTAGTTACCATACGTTTAATATCTAgacagaatgatgataataataataatcataatgaaaaaaataagaacaACGATGTAAATAGAAATTggattgatttaaaatttgcaatacaacaaaaattggtACCTGAACCAAGAATACCATTCgatgattatattttatatcaattcaattgtacATATCTTTTAAGAATGGGTAATTATGTACCGAATTGgcataatgataaaattggaaaatatgatgatgatcatcaattataa